The following proteins are encoded in a genomic region of Phragmites australis chromosome 9, lpPhrAust1.1, whole genome shotgun sequence:
- the LOC133928065 gene encoding uncharacterized protein LOC133928065: MPLSQIELPVTFGTPNNFQTEKLTFDVVDFKMMYNVILDRPMLGKFMAVVHYAYQTLKIPSPKGAIIVKGDQRTAVKCDKQSLDMVKHFSQVAIIPKDTNSKRQRYQGVIEPKNSMLVSLADTSESDNAKGKINNGVNNKKTCGCIKAVPLNPSEPSKRVKIGANLDPK; the protein is encoded by the coding sequence atgccacTCAGCCAGATCGAGCTGCCGGTCACATTTGGCACACCCAACAATTTCCAAacagaaaagctgacctttgatgtcgtGGACTTCAAGATGATGTACAATGTGATTCTAGACcgcccaatgctgggcaagttcatggcggtggttcactatgcctaccaaacGCTCAAGATCCCGAGTCCTAAgggggccattatagttaaaggggaTCAGCGCACGGCGGTCAAATgtgacaagcaaagcctggatatggtcaaaCACTTCAGTCAAGTGGCTATCATTCCCAAGGACACaaattctaagcgtcaaaggTACCAAGGTGTCATCGAGCCCAAAAACTCCAtgctcgtaagtcttgctgacACTTCTGAGTCCGACAATGCCAAAGGCAAGATCAACAACGGTGTTAACAACAAGAAGACCTGTGGTTgcatcaaggcagtgcccctcaaccCGTCTGAGCCATCCAAGAGGGTTAAGATTGGGGccaatcttgaccccaaatag